The sequence TGGCAGCAAGATACCGGGGGGTAATCGGGCTGTCGTCGCCGTAGGTACTAGCCTGGGTGAAGCTGTCCTGATAGAGGTAAAAGGTCAATTCCACGCACTCGGTACGGAAGGTGGAAATGCTGACTTTGGGCCCTTTGATGAGCTGCAATGGCAACTGATTCAATACACTCAACAAAAGTACAAACGTGTGAGTTATGAAGTGATTCTGGGTGGACAAGGTTTAGTACAAATCTATGATTTCCTCCGCGATACTGGTTCGGGTACAAGTCCGTTGTGGTTAGAGCAAGAGATGCAGATTGGAGACAAGGCCGCAGCCGTTAATAACGCAGCTCAGAGTGGTCAATGCCAGTTATGCGTGCAAGCACTGGAGTTATTTGTATCAATTTTAGCGGCTGAATGCGGCAATGCTGCAGTAAAGTACTTCAGCACAGGCGGTATCTACCTGGGTGGAGGCATGGCTCCCAACATTCTTAAATATCTGCAATTACCCTTG is a genomic window of Fortiea contorta PCC 7126 containing:
- the glk gene encoding glucokinase, with protein sequence MILAGDIGATNSRLAVFNDNFEVVEQHIYKSQEYKSFKDIVYKFVETYKYPIKTACFGIPGPVREGKCKLTNVPWEIVDASQLSQVVNSPVALLNDAEANAYGLETLHDDELVTLNAGSKIPGGNRAVVAVGTSLGEAVLIEVKGQFHALGTEGGNADFGPFDELQWQLIQYTQQKYKRVSYEVILGGQGLVQIYDFLRDTGSGTSPLWLEQEMQIGDKAAAVNNAAQSGQCQLCVQALELFVSILAAECGNAAVKYFSTGGIYLGGGMAPNILKYLQLPLFVENFVNKDKMREFLQAIPVYVILNQYTALQGAAWYARRSIS